In Parasegetibacter sp. NRK P23, a single genomic region encodes these proteins:
- a CDS encoding TonB-dependent receptor gives MKRIHIALLLLFWVATTLAQTGKLTGSVLDSLTKTSMELATVSLFQNDSTLIGYKLSDKDGVFSFDKLPLNKPMKLTVSYAGYKEFFTTVTLEKPSGDTLNIFLSINVDDSNAVIVTAAAPIRMNGDTLEINPAAFKMRPDAVVEELLNEVPGITIWSDGTITVNGRKVQNFYVDGKPFLGVSDPRFATQNLPKNAIEKIQVYQEYDRANIGRQKQPQDSILNMNVKLKESSKKGYFGKMGAGYGTSDRFESDLSFQVYNKRSSLALGGGYNNTNKGIGNLMDMLMTNTYRNFNPNLYNVSYFGGQGINKNHSIGGLLTHNFIESQNSRERNSAVFTYNKSGTDNYTTDLLLQNRTTAANPQMIREEGVQFLNTDRHDLSLNYEKTTGYDNNLKLTGTAAFNKGAGNTNRTTTVMDAGGALQSTNTNRSFRNSRTDNSGMEFSFSKSDEYDPLKAINLQLNLQQGNARGQTETQSVFNSFTDNSTDTSFVRRYNTDHQTLNLGGSLTYPGLKRLLFGRFDLWGISLDLSQYFNFSRSAGNTRVSDFDSTSGDYIANGALSNFNRNEVLKYTPSIWASKGFNKWSDKFNRSISLNAHVYQDFNADRNTSSIAKRNLDRNFQFFRYEGTVNYQYYKMQRFLYYSSLNFSRDFSYASIDQLYTIVDDINAYQIRVGNPGLKNTVNDRLNLNANFNTQSPKSKYSINSFLNAMYLQSRNPVIDSVINDASGKRIYYYTNAGHSTQFYTNYNFNITRRIQKSSIQLSYNGSVNQSRNPSYVDGLYTISQNNSLNNRVTLQYTYRSLLVLNLSRNMQQNQTKQTAAGLTPFKNSNHTTRVSLTLNHPKNFTFSSTVDNIENSSLEKATVLWNAFASYRFLNQQGELKLSGMDLLKQYRNISNYANQFGTTTSVTNGLQQYFLVTFSYFPRKFGKREIKRRDG, from the coding sequence ATGAAACGCATACACATCGCGCTGCTCCTGTTGTTCTGGGTCGCAACGACATTAGCCCAAACGGGAAAACTGACGGGCTCCGTACTCGACTCACTCACCAAAACATCTATGGAACTGGCTACGGTAAGTCTGTTCCAAAATGACTCCACACTCATCGGATACAAACTTTCCGATAAAGATGGCGTTTTCTCTTTCGATAAACTTCCTTTGAACAAACCGATGAAGCTCACTGTTTCCTATGCGGGTTACAAAGAATTCTTCACTACGGTAACACTGGAAAAACCATCCGGCGATACGCTGAATATCTTCCTCAGCATTAACGTAGATGACTCCAACGCCGTAATTGTTACGGCCGCGGCGCCTATCCGCATGAACGGCGATACGCTCGAGATCAACCCCGCTGCGTTTAAAATGAGGCCCGATGCCGTTGTGGAAGAATTGCTGAATGAAGTGCCGGGCATTACCATCTGGTCCGACGGTACCATTACGGTGAACGGAAGAAAAGTGCAGAACTTTTATGTGGATGGAAAACCCTTCCTGGGCGTTTCTGATCCCCGCTTCGCCACGCAGAACCTCCCCAAGAACGCCATCGAAAAGATTCAGGTGTACCAGGAATACGACAGGGCGAATATCGGCAGGCAGAAGCAACCGCAGGACTCCATACTCAACATGAACGTGAAACTCAAGGAGAGCAGCAAGAAAGGCTACTTCGGAAAAATGGGCGCGGGTTATGGCACCAGCGACCGGTTCGAATCGGACCTCAGCTTCCAGGTGTACAATAAAAGGAGCAGCCTGGCGCTGGGTGGCGGATACAACAATACCAACAAAGGCATCGGCAACCTGATGGACATGCTGATGACCAATACCTACAGGAATTTCAATCCAAACCTCTACAACGTCAGCTATTTTGGCGGGCAGGGCATCAACAAAAACCACTCCATTGGCGGTTTGCTCACCCATAATTTCATCGAATCCCAAAACAGCCGGGAACGCAACAGCGCCGTGTTCACCTACAACAAATCAGGAACGGACAACTATACCACGGATCTTTTGCTGCAGAACAGGACCACCGCGGCCAACCCCCAAATGATACGGGAAGAAGGCGTGCAATTTCTTAACACAGACCGGCACGACCTCTCCCTGAACTATGAAAAAACCACCGGTTACGACAACAACCTGAAACTGACCGGCACCGCGGCTTTTAACAAAGGAGCGGGCAACACCAACAGAACCACCACCGTGATGGACGCGGGCGGCGCACTGCAAAGCACCAATACCAACCGGTCCTTCCGGAACAGCAGAACAGACAACAGCGGAATGGAATTTTCCTTCTCCAAATCGGACGAGTATGATCCGCTGAAAGCGATCAATCTACAGTTGAATCTCCAACAGGGCAACGCCCGGGGCCAGACCGAGACACAGAGCGTATTCAACTCCTTCACCGATAATAGTACCGACACCTCTTTTGTGCGCCGGTACAATACGGACCACCAGACCCTGAACCTGGGCGGATCGCTGACTTACCCCGGATTGAAACGATTGCTGTTCGGCAGGTTCGACCTTTGGGGCATCAGCCTCGACTTATCCCAGTATTTCAACTTTAGCCGTTCAGCCGGCAACACAAGGGTAAGTGATTTCGACAGTACAAGCGGCGACTATATCGCAAACGGAGCGCTCTCCAACTTCAACCGGAACGAAGTATTGAAGTATACGCCCTCCATATGGGCATCCAAAGGCTTCAACAAATGGTCGGACAAATTCAACCGCTCCATCTCCCTGAACGCCCACGTGTACCAGGATTTTAATGCAGACAGAAATACTTCATCCATCGCCAAAAGAAACCTCGACCGGAACTTTCAGTTCTTTCGGTATGAAGGCACCGTGAACTACCAGTATTATAAAATGCAGCGATTCCTGTATTATTCTTCCCTGAATTTCAGCAGGGATTTCAGCTACGCTTCCATCGACCAGTTGTACACTATTGTAGACGACATCAACGCTTACCAGATCAGGGTAGGTAACCCCGGCCTGAAAAATACGGTAAACGACCGGTTGAATTTAAACGCCAACTTCAATACCCAGTCGCCAAAATCAAAATACAGTATAAACAGTTTTCTCAACGCCATGTACCTGCAGTCGCGGAACCCGGTCATCGACAGCGTGATCAATGATGCTTCCGGAAAAAGAATCTACTACTATACCAATGCGGGCCATAGTACTCAATTTTATACAAACTATAATTTCAACATCACGAGGAGGATACAGAAGAGTTCCATACAACTCTCGTACAACGGCTCAGTTAACCAGAGCAGGAACCCCAGTTATGTAGACGGGCTTTACACCATCAGCCAGAACAACAGCCTGAACAACCGCGTTACCCTGCAATATACCTATCGTTCGTTGCTGGTACTGAACCTGTCCCGGAACATGCAGCAGAACCAAACCAAACAAACGGCCGCGGGCCTCACCCCGTTCAAGAACAGCAACCACACCACCCGGGTGAGCCTTACCCTGAACCATCCCAAAAATTTCACGTTCAGCAGCACGGTAGACAACATAGAGAACTCCAGTCTTGAAAAAGCAACCGTACTCTGGAACGCCTTCGCTTCCTACCGTTTCCTGAACCAGCAGGGCGAATTGAAACTATCGGGCATGGACCTGCTGAAACAATACCGGAACATTTCAAACTACGCCAACCAGTTTGGCACCACCACCAGCGTTACAAACGGGTTACAGCAATACTTCCTGGTTACGTTCTCTTATTTCCCCAGGAAGTTCGGGAAAAGGGAAATCAAAAGGAGGGATGGGTAA
- a CDS encoding carbohydrate-binding domain-containing protein, translating to MNKRTTILCAVLLQAGLLFSSCNKDDSQENEETTVTLPGSNVEEDDDYTLNTSGATVITLNQTSISISGTGATASGTTATITEAGTYRVVGTLLSGQLVVNADTSDKVKIMLDGASVTGSGDAPIRVKSASKTILYLMPGTISSLTDASGNASEAVVYSASNLSVFGTGTLSVNAKEDAGIDAEGGIILKEGTFSITSAGSAIKSSDNVTVDGGTYTLAAGNDGLHADAALNINGGNITITKSEEGLEGEVITITGGEARLVSTDDGLNGSSDTDATCYLYMKGGYLYINAGGDGVDVNGSIEMSGGTIIVDGPTSNADGPIDYDNSFKMTGGYLLAVGSSGMAQLPGATSTQPSVLVTFGSSLQAGTLVNISNAAGTNILTYAPAKAYQSVVLSSPALVAGTSYSVYTGGTATGSLLDGLYSSAIYTGGTLRTGFTISSVVTKIGAN from the coding sequence ATGAACAAACGAACAACCATACTTTGCGCGGTTCTCCTGCAGGCAGGATTGCTGTTCAGTTCCTGCAATAAGGATGATTCGCAAGAAAACGAAGAAACAACCGTTACCCTTCCGGGAAGTAACGTGGAAGAAGATGATGATTATACGCTGAATACATCCGGTGCCACAGTGATTACATTGAATCAGACATCCATTTCCATTTCAGGAACGGGGGCCACCGCCAGTGGTACCACGGCCACCATTACGGAAGCGGGTACCTACCGGGTGGTGGGCACATTGTTGTCGGGGCAACTGGTCGTGAACGCGGACACATCCGATAAGGTGAAGATTATGTTGGATGGCGCGTCTGTTACCGGATCCGGCGACGCGCCAATCAGGGTGAAAAGCGCTTCGAAAACCATCCTCTACCTGATGCCGGGAACCATATCTTCGCTTACAGATGCCAGTGGGAACGCTTCGGAGGCCGTCGTTTACAGTGCCTCCAACCTGTCGGTATTCGGAACGGGAACACTTTCGGTGAACGCGAAGGAGGATGCTGGCATCGACGCGGAAGGCGGCATTATTCTGAAAGAAGGAACGTTCTCCATTACCTCAGCGGGTTCAGCCATTAAAAGCAGCGACAATGTTACTGTTGATGGCGGCACCTATACCCTTGCCGCAGGCAACGATGGACTGCATGCGGATGCCGCGCTGAACATTAATGGCGGGAATATAACCATCACGAAAAGTGAGGAAGGACTGGAAGGCGAAGTGATCACCATCACGGGCGGCGAGGCGCGCCTTGTTTCCACAGACGATGGACTGAACGGTTCGTCCGACACCGATGCCACCTGCTACCTCTACATGAAAGGCGGGTACCTTTATATCAATGCGGGTGGCGATGGCGTGGATGTGAACGGTTCCATCGAAATGAGCGGGGGAACCATTATCGTGGATGGCCCTACTTCCAATGCGGATGGCCCGATTGACTATGACAATTCATTCAAGATGACTGGCGGCTACCTGTTGGCGGTGGGTAGTTCGGGTATGGCGCAACTGCCTGGCGCTACTTCCACACAACCATCGGTGCTGGTTACATTCGGCAGCAGTTTGCAAGCGGGCACATTGGTAAACATCAGCAATGCGGCGGGTACTAACATTCTTACTTATGCGCCCGCCAAAGCATACCAGTCTGTGGTGTTGTCTTCTCCCGCGCTGGTTGCCGGAACTTCTTATTCGGTGTATACAGGAGGAACGGCAACAGGTTCCCTGCTGGATGGATTGTACAGCAGCGCCATTTATACCGGGGGCACGTTGAGAACAGGTTTTACAATAAGCAGTGTGGTAACGAAGATTGGTGCGAATTGA
- a CDS encoding glycoside hydrolase domain-containing protein: MASDNVAQFVNVFLGTSGDHGQLSPAASYPFSMMSIGPQTYPNTHTGYEYNAKKFLGFTHNRFEGVGCTGSGGNMLIKPFIPNKEHILWKQTEKAAPGYYNVQFTNGISAEMTVVEKSGMHHYTFPDHHKGFELNLDHTLSNRFVAEEHNIDGNSINGWIESTTTCNAGKYRVYFAMSFSEAVAWNKVSEHRYTVLPKTDSKEVYVKVAFSSVDVEHAKQALPAQTFSQLRSAAFTAWNNMLGAIKVEGDPERKKLFYSLLYRTIQSPYIISEKDGSFRGNDGTLQNSKDTMYNGWAIWDNYRTQLPLVSIAWPQQFRGMANSIANLYRFGKKDYATQHEPSNTVRTEHAVVVLLDALRKGVSLPFNAIVDSIVKEVSNLDYSRPDKALESCYDAWALSKILDTLGRKEEALLFRDKAWTYKTYWEKDFKDISKPDVDRMQARGLYQGTIWQYRWFVPFDVKGLIELAGGETTFIQQLDTFFERDLYNHANEPDIQVPFLYNATTQPWKSQALVHAYAIDTVVQYYFNDNSRGIDPFVDRIYKNEPKAYIRTMDDDAGALSAWFIFAASGISPACVGEPVYYLHAPLFPSVRFTWGGKKPFHIKVKNFSASNKYIASVVLNGKRLKRNYLLHEEILKGGELEITVSEEPVKEAFGEVWVSGME; encoded by the coding sequence ATGGCTTCTGATAATGTAGCCCAGTTCGTGAATGTGTTCCTCGGCACCTCCGGCGACCACGGACAGCTTTCTCCTGCCGCATCCTATCCCTTCAGCATGATGAGTATAGGACCACAAACTTATCCGAATACCCATACGGGTTATGAATACAACGCTAAAAAGTTCCTCGGCTTTACGCACAACCGATTTGAAGGCGTGGGCTGCACGGGAAGTGGCGGCAATATGCTGATCAAACCATTCATTCCAAACAAAGAGCATATCCTGTGGAAGCAAACAGAAAAAGCAGCGCCAGGTTACTACAATGTGCAGTTCACCAATGGCATCTCCGCCGAAATGACGGTAGTGGAAAAATCAGGCATGCACCACTATACTTTTCCCGACCACCACAAAGGATTTGAACTGAACCTCGACCATACCCTTTCCAACCGGTTCGTAGCCGAGGAACATAATATTGATGGCAATTCTATCAACGGATGGATAGAATCCACCACTACATGTAACGCGGGTAAATACAGGGTGTATTTCGCCATGTCATTTTCAGAAGCGGTAGCCTGGAACAAAGTATCGGAACACCGGTATACCGTATTGCCGAAAACCGACAGCAAAGAAGTGTATGTAAAAGTAGCTTTCTCTTCCGTGGATGTTGAACACGCGAAACAGGCGTTGCCCGCACAAACCTTCTCCCAACTCCGCTCCGCTGCGTTTACTGCGTGGAACAATATGCTGGGTGCCATAAAAGTGGAAGGTGATCCTGAAAGGAAGAAATTGTTCTATTCATTGTTGTACCGCACCATTCAATCGCCCTACATTATTTCAGAAAAAGACGGCAGCTTCCGGGGCAACGATGGCACGCTGCAAAACTCAAAAGACACCATGTACAACGGATGGGCCATCTGGGACAATTACCGCACACAACTGCCCCTGGTCTCCATCGCGTGGCCACAACAGTTCCGGGGCATGGCCAACTCCATCGCCAACCTGTACCGCTTCGGGAAAAAAGACTACGCCACGCAACATGAACCTTCCAATACGGTACGCACCGAACACGCCGTAGTAGTATTGCTGGATGCTTTGCGCAAAGGGGTTTCACTTCCCTTCAACGCTATCGTGGACTCTATTGTGAAAGAAGTGTCCAACCTCGATTATTCCCGTCCCGATAAAGCGCTGGAATCCTGCTATGACGCTTGGGCGCTTTCCAAAATACTGGATACACTAGGCAGAAAAGAAGAAGCCCTGCTGTTCCGCGACAAGGCGTGGACGTACAAAACTTATTGGGAGAAGGATTTTAAAGACATTTCGAAACCCGACGTGGACCGCATGCAGGCCCGCGGGCTCTACCAGGGCACCATCTGGCAATACCGCTGGTTCGTTCCTTTCGATGTGAAAGGGCTGATAGAACTGGCGGGCGGCGAAACAACATTCATCCAACAACTAGACACCTTCTTTGAACGCGACCTCTACAACCATGCGAACGAACCCGATATCCAGGTGCCGTTCCTTTACAACGCCACCACACAACCCTGGAAATCGCAGGCACTGGTACACGCCTATGCCATTGATACCGTGGTGCAGTACTATTTTAACGACAACAGCCGCGGCATTGATCCCTTTGTAGACCGAATTTATAAGAATGAACCCAAAGCCTATATCCGCACTATGGACGATGATGCCGGCGCCCTATCGGCCTGGTTCATCTTCGCCGCATCGGGCATTTCACCGGCCTGCGTGGGAGAACCGGTATATTACCTGCATGCGCCGTTGTTTCCTTCGGTACGTTTTACCTGGGGCGGGAAAAAACCCTTCCATATTAAGGTAAAGAATTTTTCCGCATCCAATAAGTATATCGCTTCAGTAGTACTGAATGGAAAACGGCTGAAGCGAAATTATCTTTTGCATGAAGAGATTTTAAAGGGCGGAGAACTGGAGATCACGGTTTCAGAGGAACCGGTGAAGGAGGCTTTCGGGGAGGTTTGGGTGAGTGGGATGGAGTAG
- a CDS encoding type VI secretion system amidase effector protein Tae4, with translation MKQNIPVFVFFSSLFLFLACKKIADPGNSIKIQNHNLSIEEAKKHFESVISSSNQNSSALYTARFSSHKIPRWNSARKKIMHQGSVAVIVPLQKSGSYIQVSNKKMMHFGFLNYMLMYKDTLNAIVTEWVQLKPSENWIFSRKSRKYDGNILVKNWDGKLKKVYSYDDGQLLATNKRKSPILNAPLTRMNNEDDPWEEDDDPEENEDDLCFVTQTITVVKTPKKCPCMEHTYEQYDACNCYQKPEPGENISYTLTYEIDCPEIPEDPPSGGGGGNNGGGETPAPGETGGGGGAGGEDYPPLSCNPDPNYEVPTDPPPPGTEYILPCSELELPVDDLPQDWGVDFSTDADRLIAFYNQDSDPSMHLGTEESNWIYEHPAEVAQLLQYMSTEDESVKEFGRWAILFLTQNEELNFEIFRNKYLTPFVVGFDGAGEYLDNEFWNDPTLSFPPQQLPTLAQFDAAYPRSNGGPMLSTDVYIQIGGQVLANHQADPISFSNACALRVSRALNNSGITIPAISNKTLTGADGKNYFYRAHDLAAWMRKTFTTYLTVTGTQGGEFGQNFDSYLAGKKGIYIMIPNYPAKFGASGHADFWDGIKCVNGCYFNLSKYGGVYRVYFWELN, from the coding sequence ATGAAGCAAAACATACCCGTTTTTGTCTTTTTTTCTAGTTTATTTTTATTTCTAGCTTGCAAAAAAATAGCCGATCCAGGTAATTCAATTAAAATTCAAAATCATAATCTTTCAATTGAGGAAGCTAAAAAGCATTTCGAGTCCGTTATTTCTTCATCAAATCAGAATTCATCCGCGCTTTATACCGCACGTTTTTCAAGTCACAAAATACCACGTTGGAATTCAGCCAGGAAAAAAATTATGCATCAAGGCAGCGTTGCGGTCATTGTTCCATTACAAAAGAGCGGAAGCTATATCCAGGTGAGCAATAAGAAAATGATGCATTTCGGTTTTCTAAATTACATGTTGATGTATAAGGACACTTTGAATGCTATTGTTACGGAATGGGTTCAGTTGAAACCATCCGAAAACTGGATATTCTCAAGAAAGTCTAGAAAATATGATGGTAACATACTTGTTAAAAATTGGGATGGGAAACTAAAAAAAGTATATAGCTACGATGATGGGCAACTATTGGCAACTAATAAAAGAAAATCGCCAATTCTGAATGCACCATTAACTAGGATGAATAATGAAGATGATCCTTGGGAAGAGGACGATGATCCTGAAGAGAACGAAGACGACCTTTGTTTCGTTACACAAACGATAACTGTTGTCAAAACACCTAAAAAGTGTCCTTGTATGGAGCATACTTATGAGCAATATGATGCATGTAATTGCTATCAAAAACCTGAGCCAGGAGAAAACATCTCATATACTTTAACGTACGAAATCGACTGTCCTGAAATTCCAGAAGATCCGCCATCTGGAGGAGGAGGTGGAAATAATGGCGGGGGAGAAACACCTGCCCCAGGCGAAACAGGTGGTGGTGGTGGCGCCGGAGGGGAAGATTATCCACCGCTTAGTTGCAACCCTGATCCAAACTATGAAGTGCCCACGGATCCGCCACCACCGGGAACCGAGTATATTCTTCCTTGTAGTGAACTTGAACTTCCGGTTGACGATCTTCCGCAAGATTGGGGAGTAGATTTTTCAACTGATGCCGATAGGTTAATCGCCTTTTATAATCAGGATTCCGATCCTTCGATGCATCTAGGTACAGAAGAATCAAATTGGATTTATGAACATCCAGCAGAAGTAGCCCAACTACTGCAATACATGAGTACAGAAGATGAAAGTGTGAAAGAATTTGGTCGTTGGGCTATATTGTTCCTGACGCAAAATGAAGAACTAAATTTTGAGATTTTTAGAAATAAATACCTGACGCCATTTGTTGTGGGCTTCGACGGGGCCGGGGAATATCTTGATAACGAATTCTGGAATGATCCCACTTTAAGCTTTCCTCCTCAGCAACTACCAACTCTTGCACAATTTGATGCAGCTTATCCAAGGAGTAACGGGGGACCAATGTTAAGTACAGATGTCTATATCCAGATTGGAGGGCAGGTTCTTGCTAATCATCAAGCAGACCCCATAAGCTTTAGTAACGCTTGCGCGCTGCGAGTTTCACGGGCTTTAAACAATTCCGGAATAACAATACCCGCAATCAGTAACAAGACCCTAACTGGAGCCGATGGTAAAAATTACTTTTATCGTGCGCATGATTTAGCTGCATGGATGAGGAAAACCTTTACTACATACCTAACAGTAACAGGTACTCAGGGCGGGGAATTTGGTCAGAATTTTGATTCATACCTTGCCGGCAAAAAAGGAATTTATATCATGATCCCAAATTATCCTGCAAAATTTGGTGCAAGCGGTCACGCTGATTTCTGGGATGGAATAAAGTGTGTAAATGGATGTTACTTTAACCTAAGTAAATATGGAGGCGTATATAGGGTTTATTTTTGGGAACTAAATTAA
- a CDS encoding glycoside hydrolase family 88 protein: MKKILTVASVVLTFSAAAQKINTKQIIREAEQQTLLLLKETEAIRVAKPNLVAPRTYEHGELKLVPSRDWTSGFFAGELWMLYAFTKNKIWQQQAEKYTALLEQEKWNAGTHDMGFKMYCSYGTGYALTKDTAYKNVLIRSAKTLASRFHPKVGAIRSWDHHKEVWQFPVIIDNMMNLELLFAATRLTGDSSFYNIAVSHANTTLKNHFRSDNSSFHVIDYDTLTGAVLQKNTHQGHAHTSAWARGQAWGLYGYTMCYRETKDPTYLQQAEKIAAFFFSHPNLPEDAVPYWDFNAPDIPNAPRDASAAAVMASGLYELSGYSKNGKQYRKYADKIMSSLMKYYRSPIGENKGFILVHSTGNLPSNGEIDVPINYADYYFLEALGRREK, from the coding sequence ATGAAAAAAATACTTACGGTAGCCTCAGTTGTACTAACATTTTCCGCTGCCGCGCAAAAGATCAATACAAAGCAAATCATCCGCGAAGCGGAACAACAAACATTGTTATTGCTGAAAGAAACGGAAGCGATACGTGTCGCAAAGCCCAATCTCGTCGCGCCCCGCACCTACGAACACGGCGAATTGAAACTGGTGCCTTCCCGCGACTGGACCAGCGGCTTCTTCGCCGGGGAACTCTGGATGTTGTACGCGTTCACCAAAAATAAAATTTGGCAACAACAGGCTGAAAAATACACAGCGCTCCTGGAGCAGGAAAAATGGAACGCGGGCACCCACGATATGGGGTTCAAAATGTATTGCAGTTACGGTACCGGGTATGCGCTTACAAAGGATACCGCTTATAAAAATGTGCTCATCCGGTCCGCGAAAACACTCGCATCCCGCTTCCATCCGAAGGTGGGCGCCATCCGCTCCTGGGATCATCACAAGGAAGTATGGCAGTTTCCCGTGATCATCGACAACATGATGAACCTTGAACTGCTTTTCGCCGCCACCCGCTTAACCGGGGATTCTTCTTTCTATAACATCGCGGTAAGCCACGCGAACACCACGCTTAAAAATCATTTCCGTTCCGATAACAGTTCCTTCCACGTCATAGATTACGATACCCTTACCGGCGCCGTTCTCCAGAAGAATACCCACCAGGGCCACGCGCATACTTCCGCCTGGGCCCGCGGACAGGCCTGGGGATTGTACGGCTATACCATGTGTTACCGTGAAACAAAGGATCCAACGTATTTACAGCAGGCTGAAAAAATAGCGGCTTTCTTCTTTTCGCATCCCAACCTGCCCGAAGATGCCGTTCCTTACTGGGACTTTAACGCGCCCGATATTCCCAATGCCCCAAGAGATGCTTCCGCCGCCGCCGTAATGGCTTCCGGTTTATATGAACTTTCCGGGTACAGCAAAAATGGAAAGCAGTACAGGAAGTACGCGGATAAAATAATGAGCAGTCTTATGAAATATTACCGTTCACCAATAGGCGAAAACAAAGGATTTATTTTGGTGCACAGCACGGGCAATCTTCCTTCTAACGGAGAAATAGATGTGCCGATCAATTATGCTGATTATTATTTTTTGGAAGCGTTGGGGCGCCGGGAGAAGTAA